In the Solanum pennellii chromosome 5, SPENNV200 genome, one interval contains:
- the LOC107020006 gene encoding dirigent protein 25-like: protein MLKSSSKLIIFWFLFLFLTLSNQSFSARTLNNNHHHHERDETSFYMLDVLSLEHPSSRPASTRVNSHHHHQLPFSKPLGYFPPLGGIPLTDTNTNVGMNGLHTHTLDLEGISMTFPAIATLQELELGTVITIDEDIYKGSIYGSSLMGKAQGMYVASSEDGSSHMMAMTTTFLGNEYEDSLRFFGVHKGDVFESHIAVIGGTGKYHDANGYATVKIVNVTSNKNEEAYKILSFNVYLG, encoded by the coding sequence ATGCTAAAGTCTTCTTCCAAACTAATCATTTTTTGgttcttgttcttgttcttgACATTGAGCAATCAATCATTTTCAGCTAGAACTCTGAATaacaatcatcatcatcatgaaCGCGATGAAACGTCTTTTTACATGCTAGATGTTCTTAGTCTAGAACACCCTTCATCAAGACCTGCATCAACAAGAGTAaatagtcatcatcatcatcaacttcCCTTCTCGAAACCATTAGGCTATTTCCCTCCGTTAGGAGGCATTCCCTTGACCGACACAAACACAAATGTTGGAATGAACGGATTGCATACTCACACGCTTGATCTGGAAGGAATCAGCATGACGTTCCCAGCTATAGCTACACTGCAAGAATTAGAACTAGGGACAGTAATAACAATCGATGAGGACATATACAAAGGTTCTATTTACGGTTCATCTTTGATGGGAAAAGCTCAAGGAATGTATGTAGCAAGTTCAGAAGACGGTAGCAGTCATATGATGGCGATGACTACTACTTTTCTTGGTAATGAGTATGAAGATAGTCTAAGGTTTTTCGGGGTGCATAAGGGCGATGTTTTTGAATCACATATAGCAGTAATAGGAGGTACCGGAAAGTATCATGATGCAAATGGCTATGCTACTGTCAAGATTGTCAATGTAACATCTAACAAAAATGAAGAAGCATACAAGATTCTTTCATTCAATGTTTATCTTGGTTAA